In one window of Propionispora hippei DSM 15287 DNA:
- a CDS encoding transposase, with amino-acid sequence MLKERAPQQMKFELVCIDQLVPEDHLLRKIDKYIDFSFIYEKTTPYYCQDNGRPPVDPIVLFKMIFIGYLYGIRSERQ; translated from the coding sequence ATGCTTAAAGAACGAGCACCTCAGCAGATGAAATTCGAATTAGTTTGTATTGATCAATTAGTTCCTGAAGATCACCTGCTTAGAAAGATAGATAAATACATAGATTTTTCGTTTATATACGAGAAGACCACCCCCTACTATTGTCAAGATAATGGACGACCACCCGTAGATCCGATTGTCCTTTTCAAAATGATCTTTATTGGCTATCTTTATGGCATCCGTTCCGAGCGACAG